Proteins from a single region of Melanotaenia boesemani isolate fMelBoe1 chromosome 3, fMelBoe1.pri, whole genome shotgun sequence:
- the LOC121637415 gene encoding uncharacterized protein LOC121637415 isoform X9, with product MIEDIASKSPDSGISVIAVNNLHPPKLMVDRRVITETDSVTLNCQTPSSVSVTECYFIIMRGKPAKRFSCLKTLSGTELLSLTQQSLPAKVDVTCFYLLSHPSPQSDKSTITIQLPRPELTVNPLMITETDSVTLNCQTPSSVSVTECYLYFLKTRSTRTISCVENLGGTELLMTARQSSPADVKLTCYYDVERRGGKYSSSHSNMSSIRIQNLHPPKLMVDRRVITETDSVTLNCQTPSSVSVTECHFIMRGKPAKMFSCLKTLSGTELLSITQQSLPAKVDVTCFYLLSHPSPQSDKSTITIQLPRPELTVNPLMITETDSVTLSCQTPSSVSVTECYLYFLQTKTTRIMSCVENLRGTELLMTAHQSSPADVKLTCYYDVEQRGGKYSSSHSNMSSIRIQNVKSSTESAFIVTTDFTVGTPPRPLLSASLTSVKPTSGVSIGTTTNTVNSLSTSLTSVKPAPETEQNFVDTSEQWKMMLSEVGPVFGWTVGAILVMVCVVLLCSRRSDKDRPLKCENDWGCMAGYDETYSIVTYKCRTVTTADPQTLRQLNLL from the exons ATGATTGAAGATATTGCTTCTAAATCTCCAGACAGTGGCATATCTGTCATCGCCGTAAACA ATCTTCATCCACCTAAACTTATGGTGGATCGACGAGTGATCACAGAGACCGATTCAGTCACATTGAACTGTCAGACTCCATCATCTGTTTCTGTTACTGAGTGTTATTTCATCATTATGAGAGGAAAACCTGCCAAAAGATTCTCCTGTCTGAAGACGCTGAGTGGAACTGAGCTACTGTCATTAACACAACAAAGTTTACCTGCTAAAGTTGATGTGAcatgtttttaccttttatcACATCCATCTCCACAGAGTGACAAATCCACCATCACCATACAAC tTCCTCGACCTGAACTGACAGTGAATCCACTGATGATCACAGAGACAGACTCAGTCACATTAAACTGTCAGACTCCATCATCCGTTTCTGTGACTGAGTGTTATTTGTACTTCCTGAAAACAAGAAGTACCAGAACCATCTCCTGTGTGGAAAACCTGGGAGGAACTGAGCTTCTGATGACAGCACGTCAGAGTTCTCCTGCTGATGTTAAACTAACATGTTATTACGATGTAGAGCGAAGAGGAGGAAAATATTCATCCTCACACAGCAACATGTCCTCTATCAGGATACAAA ATCTTCATCCACCTAAACTTATGGTGGATCGACGAGTGATCACAGAGACCGATTCAGTCACATTAAACTGTCAGACTCCATCATCTGTTTCTGTTACTGAGTGTCATTTCATCATGAGAGGAAAACCTGCCAAAATGTTCTCCTGTCTGAAAACACTGAGTGGAACTGAGCTACTGTCGATAACACAACAAAGTTTACCTGCTAAAGTTGATGTGAcatgtttttaccttttatcACATCCATCTCCACAGAGTGACAAATCCACCATCACCATACAAC TTCCTCGACCTGAACTGACAGTGAATCCACTGATGATCACAGAGACAGACTCAGTCACATTGAGCTGTCAGACTCCATCATCCGTTTCTGTGACTGAGTGTTATTTGTACTTCCTGCAAACAAAAACTACCAGAATCATGTCCTGTGTGGAAAACCTGAGAGGAACTGAGCTTCTGATGACAGCACATCAGAGTTCTCCTGCTGATGTTAAACTAACATGTTATTACGATGTAGagcaaagaggaggaaaatATTCATCCTCACACAGCAACATGTCCTCTATCAGGATACAAA ATGTAAAAAGCTCAACAGAGTCAGCTTTCATTGTGACCACAG ACTTCACAGTCGGCACACCGCCGAGACCTTTATTATCTGCTTCCCTGACATCAGTGAAACCTACATCAG GTGTAAGCATTGGTACGACGACTAACACTGTTAACTCACTCTCTACTTCCCTGACATCTGTGAAACCAGCACCAG aaaCAGAACAGAATTTTGTTGACACATCAGAACAATGGAAGATGATGTTATCTGAAGTTGGACCAGTTTTTGGATGGACTGTGGGTGCTATTTTGGTGATGGTGTGTGTGGTACTTCTCTGTTCCAGAAGAAGTGATAAGGACCGTCCTTTAAAATGTGAAA atgaCTGGGGATGTATG GCTGGCTATGATGAAACCTACAGTATTGTTACCTACAAGTGCAGAACTG TCACAACAGCTGATCCTCAGACCCTGAGACAACTGAATCTACTCTGA